A segment of the Saccharomyces kudriavzevii IFO 1802 strain IFO1802 genome assembly, chromosome: 2 genome:
aataattcCTACTTGAAGAAAGTGCTAAAAACAAGAGAACTTAAACACAAGCTACGCAACGATGACATATATGCCAAGAAATACAAGTTGAAGAGGCAAATAAGACGTTTGAAGCACAGACTAAGACTAAGAAAGATAGAAGACCCTGAAATTGATAGGATTGTCACAGAGTTCAAATCCCGTAGGTTAGAAAAGATGGAGTCTCAGCGGgagaaaccaaaaaaaccGCAGGAATCCTCGAAGCAGGCTAAAATGTCAAATACAATCGAAAATCCACCGAACAGAGTTCTCCTTGTACAGAATCTGCCAAGCGGGACTACAGAACAATCATTGTCACAAATTCTTGGTAATGAAAGCCTACTTGAAATTAGATTAGTCAGCGTTCGGAACTTGGCCTTTGTCGAATACAAGACTGTTTCGGATGCCACGAAAATCAAGAATCATTTGGGACCCACTTACAAGGTAAAAAATAACGATGTTACCATAGGATTTGCCAAATAACAGCAGCCCTTTCGATAATGTGTCATGTTAcatcagaaaaaaaggaccaaaaaataaattgaataatgattATAATTTATGAATAAATATGTATTTACAAGCTTGGAGGAGTTATGTGCTCTCTATTTACCAAATATCACAGTCCTCATTGCAGTGAAAAAGTTCtcctttttcttaccaTCGACGGCATCTATCAACCGTTGGTAGTAGTAAGGATTTCCTGCAGGTTTATAAAGCTTATCGCCAACATCATAATAATTCCTGAATTTATTACTCATTATAGTGCTCAAAGCACGAACTTGCTCGTTGATACTTTCTTCAGTGAACTTTTCATCAACTActttattttgaatttttgctAACATCTCTTTACTGAGCCCTAGAGGTCCTGAAGTTCTATTGATAATACTCTTTATTTCATCTAATGATGGCTTTCTCTCTTTTATAGATTTTCCCTTATCATCAACATTTGGCAAGCCCGCTACACGTCTAAATCTTGCCATCTGTACATCTTTGAATGAGACCAAATGGGGTATACGATCCTTTGGACATTTCTCCAGTAAATTaaccaattttttggcTGTATCTTTGACTGCCTGGGAGGAGGACATTTTTGAGGCTTACTTTTAAAACAAATGGCTTGGCCTGGTTTTCTTGTATGGAATACTTCAAAAACGagttctcttttcttttcaaaatgtcGTTTCTAACTGTAAAACTTGATATACATTTGTATTTTGGCCCCTACAAAGTTGGAAACTCTTCGCTTTTTCATAacatgaattttttttgaacgtCCGCTATGTGCAGACATATCACGAGGATTATCTCTAGCCATAAACATAGATAAATAGTAGCCGCCTTGATTCCGCTTATAACTCCCAGAATATCATGGATATTATCAAAAGCAATTTTAGTTGACAAGAGGTTTATAATCAGCACCCCCCGTAAcaacaaataataataaacaagttacgtatatatatatatatatgtattattttttcgtttctttttttaatttaCACGTTCGGCAATATATAGTTGAAATTAAGTcctatttatttattcagTCTCAGTTTCAGTTTGAGCAACAA
Coding sequences within it:
- the MUD1 gene encoding Mud1p (similar to Saccharomyces cerevisiae MUD1 (YBR119W); ancestral locus Anc_3.379), whose amino-acid sequence is MMSNQAFLTFATQNGAKEFLSRYSVTALKIQGRKVKIGMAQTSSLLGLSMQMQKNKDNGEKNNSYLKKVLKTRELKHKLRNDDIYAKKYKLKRQIRRLKHRLRLRKIEDPEIDRIVTEFKSRRLEKMESQREKPKKPQESSKQAKMSNTIENPPNRVLLVQNLPSGTTEQSLSQILGNESLLEIRLVSVRNLAFVEYKTVSDATKIKNHLGPTYKVKNNDVTIGFAK
- the CBP6 gene encoding Cbp6p (similar to Saccharomyces cerevisiae CBP6 (YBR120C); ancestral locus Anc_3.380), whose protein sequence is MSSSQAVKDTAKKLVNLLEKCPKDRIPHLVSFKDVQMARFRRVAGLPNVDDKGKSIKERKPSLDEIKSIINRTSGPLGLSKEMLAKIQNKVVDEKFTEESINEQVRALSTIMSNKFRNYYDVGDKLYKPAGNPYYYQRLIDAVDGKKKENFFTAMRTVIFGK